TTCACGATCCACCAAATTCACGATCAATGCttcctctgtctcgctctcatGGTTTCAATTgttgagctctctctctctctctctctctctctctctctctctctctctctctctctctcgtttggtttggtttggagatTTAGGTTTGAATTGCTATCGAAGGTTTCTCACTGTGATCTGACAAAGATTTCCCACTGCGATTGGAAGGTTTGAATTGTAGCCGAAGGTTTCTCACTGTGATCtgacgaaggtctctctctctctctctctctctctctctctctctctctctctcgtttattAGATAATCCAATTTACAAGTCAGCTTTTGAGTGTGTGTGCATTTGTGCGGTTTGTGGACTGAATGGATAGAACAGATCTATGTCGACaatgatattttgtttttcaaagttTTGGAGCAGATTAATAGGACAGATAATGatatttgttttgcattttttgcttGCAGAGGGTGTTAAATTTCCAGTATGGAATCTTCTATTGTTCTTCTGTGCAAATATGGTTCAAAAACTCTTGTCGTATCAGTTAGAAGAGATTTCTGCTTTGACGATGTTGTCCGTAGTCTGGTTAAGAAGTGGCCAAATTTGGAAACCTCTAGTTTTCAACTTTTGTATGCTGTAGGTGGACATGACAATTGCGTTCTAGATAATGATGCTGATTTTGTAAATATGTTCGCATTGGCTGGTGCGTATGGGGTTAGTTGCATTGATGTAGTTGTTGAAGTGCTTTCTTCTTGTGCTGATCATAATAATCGGAGTATTGTTGTTGAAAGTGTTGAATGTCGAAGAAGTTTTGAAGTTGGTCAAAGTAGTACTATGCATGAAGTAGAAGAAGATCCACTTGAGAGGTTTTGTCAGCACCACGAGACTGTCCGTCTTTCTGCTGGTTGGGCTAAGTTGATTACTCATGTTGGCCAAGAGTTTAGAGGCGGAGTAAAAGAATTTAGGGATTGTCTGGCAATGTATGCTATTGAAGTCGGATTTGTATATAAGTTTTTGAAGAATGACAAGACTAGAGTAACGGCGGaatgttcaaaaaaacataCAGAATCTGGTTGTCAATGGTTTATTCATGCAACCATTGAGAGATCTAACAGTTTCTTTTGTATTAGGGAGTTTGAGAAGAATCACAGTTGTGTTGGTGTTTTTGCTAGTTCGAAGAATCCTCGGATGAGTTCAAAGTTGGTTGCTAAACAGATTAGGGAGGAAGTTCGAACTAAGACAAACTATGCACCAATAGAAGCagtgaaattttttgagaagtaTTATGGGAGTAAAATCAGTTATCACCATGCTTGGTTTGGGGTTGAGAAGGCAGGTGATGAGCTGTATGGAGATTATGCATTGTCTTTTGACCTACTAAGGTGGTATGCTGAGGTAGCGAAGGAGAAAAACCCAGGAAGTGTTATTGATGTTGAGTATTGTGACAAAACTAATTGTTTTAGAAGGATTTTTGTAGCATTTGATGCGTGTATCAAAGGCTTCAATTACTGCCGTCCTTTGTTAGCGCTTGATGGGACTTTTTTGAAGGGGAGGTACATTGGAACCCTTTTCGGAGCTATAGGAAAAGATGGCGATCAAGGTTAGTTATTTTTATTCGTCTTCTTGTCTATTCAATATTGGTTTTCTGtttatgttatgttatttggAAGATTGGGAGACAAGTTTAATATAGATAACAACATCTATTGTTTTCTGTTGATATGCAGTCATAGcagattaataaataaatacagaTAACGTTATATTTTTCCTTAGATTCTAAGATACAAAGGACTAATTTGCATTGATTATGTTATACCATGAATATATTAATGTAGATTAATGttgcttgtttctttttttttggattaggaCTGTTTCCAGTGGCTTTTGGCATTGCTGATTCTGAAACTGACGAGAATtggctttggtttttgagaaagTTGTCAACAATTCTGTCATTTCGTCCAATAACATTCATAACAGATCGTCATTCTGGGCTTTTGAAAGGTATTCCAGAGGTTTTTCCTAATGGATATCATGCGTATTGTTTGCAGCATCTGAAGTGTAATTTGAGGGACAAGTTTAAGGGCAGATTGTCTAATGGTTTTAGGGACAGAGTAGTCGAGTTGTTTTCTTATTGTGCATATGCACCATCGATTTCTGATTATGAGGAAGCTTTTAAAGAACTGTGCAATGTTGGTGGTCCAAAAGCTAAGGATTTTGTTGAATCGTTGCCACTTGACAAGTGGGcaaatgcatattttgaagGTAGAAGATATGGGGACATGTGTTCAAATCCAGCTGAGTCTTTCAACAAATGGATTTTGGAAGCCCGTCATTTGCCAATTTTGAATGCAATTGACACGATAAGGGTTAAACTGATGGAGCAAATGTGTGATAGGAGGCAACAGTCATGGAAGTGGAATGGCATCGTGTGTCCTGAAATGGATAAGAAGTTGGTCACAAGTTTCAACAAAGGTCGGTCGTGGACTGTGGCAAAGGCAAGTGAAGATGTTTTTGAAGTGTTCTCCCTTCCGACAGTTGTAGTTGATGTTCAGAGACGGACGTGCACATGTTGTCGATGGCAGTTGAACGGTTTTCCTTGTGTGCATGCAGTGACGGCTATTCAAAAGGTTGGCCTCCAAGTTTCAAACTACATAGATCCTTTTTACACCGTTGAAGCTTTCCGATTGTCGTATGAGAGTATGATAAATCCTATTCCCACTCTCGGAGCTCCAGAAGTGACAAAAGAGAACCGTGTAGTTCTTCCTCCTAAGACAAGAAGGCCGCGGGGTAGACCTAAGGTTCAAAGAATTCGATCAAAGGGGGAGAAGGTGAGACAAATAAGGTGTGGGAGGTGTGGAAAGTTGGGAAACCACAATAGGAAGAGATGTAAAGAGCCAATTGAGTGAACTTGTTCTTAGGATATTGCTGAGTATTATTTGATTCGTTCGATTTGAACTTGTTCTTAGGATATTGATTGTTAGCATGATAGATAAGATTTTGTTGGTGTAATAAAGCGTACTAATTTTCACAGTTTTTCAGTCTTGTATGTTTTGTTGCTAAAATACAGAGAACAGAATATGACAGATTTCATCATCTGTTTGCACATTCACATTAATGTTATGAACACAAATGTATCAATATTAATGTCATTTTTGGAAAGCATGGCAACTCAAGAAGTCAAGCCCAGAAAATGTGcagcaaacaagaaaaaaaattgacatgatTTCCTTGCTTTATGGCCTAGCCGAACAGAATATGAAAGATTTCATCATCTGTTTGCACATTCACATCAGTGTTATGAACACAAATGTACATATTTCAGTTTCCAAATCAGCAGCAGCTTAGGTATCCAGCAAATGTACCAATATTAATGTCATTTTTGGAAAGCATGGCAACTCAAGAAGCCAAGCCCAGAAAATGTGCagcaaacaagggaaaaaattgaCAGGGTTTTCTTGCTTTATGGCCTAGCCTGACGCCTTGCGTcttaaactaataaaaacagcaACAAACAACAGTGTATATCAGCCTACTCCGGGCATTTCTCATCCTAAATTACCATTCACAATAgaaattcacaaataaacccACACCGGGCCTTTTTGTCATCACAGTTAACAATCATAGCCAACAACCACAATCAACAATCATAGCCAAAATGAAAGTTTTATGTAACTATCAAAATCCAGATTGTCACCAATTACAAACTGTCAAACGAATCACTTACAAACTGTCAAACCAACAAGATATACACTGTTCTGCCATCTACAAAGTGTTAAACCAACCACTAACACATTTGTCAAACGAATCACTTACAAACTGTCAAACCAATAACCTACACACTGTTCTGCCATCTACAAAGTGTTAAACTAACCACTAACACATTTTGTGTTCCTAAACAAAAGAGGAGAATTTGCTCCTAAACCAGTGCTGAATCCAGATTTCTCTACTGATCAGAAGTAAAATCGTGAGCTAGTTTTTTGTCTTGCCACGTTTCTTTCGTCCATGATCTTGGCTCATCATGTAAAATCTTGTGGACCAAATGCACTCTAAAAGCTGAAAcatcttctttttcaatcttttgTGGTATTTCTTCAAGCTCTGCAATCTTTTTGATGACATAACAAACAACAGGTCCACAATCAACCCTGCATATATTCAAGAGATAGAGTTTAGTAAATTGCAATAGATGTCGTCATATGCTTAACTATGGAAAGTTTGATTGAAGCTTACGAAGCAATATTCTGTTGTGGTGCTTCTTGCACTGTTCTTAGTTGAGCACCATCTTTAAAGATTGACTCTATGGGAGTTAGCAAGTTGAATTGTGGCTGACTACTCCTTCTTTCTTCCAATTGCTTCATGAATTTCTCAACAgcatctttctattttttcaaagtaaattttttatgttagttGCAGTCATTGATTATAAGCGattaaataagcaaataagagaGAGGTGAAGGTTTTTTACCACTTTTGCAGCATCTTTAAGGTAAGGGTCGCCTGatttctccttctttcttgGTTTCAATGAATTATAATGCTTCCATTCCTGCTCTTGCATATCATAAACAAGCAGAGTCCAATGATATGGACTGTTTTTGTTCGTCTTATTTCCTGAAGAGTTCATCGGGAAAACAAGGTACCGAAAGTAATCTAAGCTCCTGTCATGTAATTCGTTGTAGAGTTGTTCAAGTTTGCTATCAATGAGAAACTTTTTGGGGGACTGGTTTGCCATTGTGATAAGTGTCTGTGGGAATAAAGTATGTTAGTTAGATAAACACAAACATATGTGAAAATCTGCATTTCTGGTATAGCACAGACATGAACAAATAATGACATCAAAACAGTGTGAACATAACAGTGTTTTGTTGTGGGCAAAGGGCAATGTACTTACCCAGCAGGTGGATGTGAAGAACGCACTGTTTCCTTGCATCAGTTGTTTAACTTCCTGCTCCCTTTTCAGCATTGATGTGTACCCGTCTATTACCTCGTTCCCCATGTCTAGTTCATCCAAAAGCTTTATTATTGATTTGAAAGTTATGGTATAAGTTGTTTCGTTGTCTGTCCAGACTTCTTCACTGTGATGTCAAAAGGAAAGAATTATACAAAGAGAATGGAATCGGGAATTAATGAAATAAGTGTATCTTTACTTACTTCACTTGCCCCTGGTTTAGGTCATAAAACAGATTCAGCAAcgctttgtcttcttcttccagCCATTtacccaattttgttttttcaactttccattttGGTATCACATCATCCATCTCCTCCTGTTTATTCTTCTTTACCTTCTTTAGGTCTTCATAGACGAAACCATCCTCCCTCTTCTCTATTCTTGTCTCATTTTTCACGTTTTGTACAAGAGATGAAGGGTCCACctgtttcctctttttcttggtTGGTTTTGGACTGTTTTCAGCTAGTACACCCGTGAAAGCTTCAATAGTTGTCCTTTCCACTTCTTCATCCGGTACCATTTGATGCTCAGGaccacattcttcttctttttcttcttcttcttcttcttcttccacacTTTCACTTgtctattttccaaaataaagaaataagatTAGGTTATCTGTGTGGTTCTGTGGAaagataaagggaaaaaaaaaccaggaAGCATATAACCTAAGATGTGTTTTAGAAATAAGATTAGGTTATATTACCTTGAATTGTTGGGTAATAATATGTGTCTCTATGTCGTCAATGGTTCCCTCTGCTCTTTCTAGCTTTTCAGCTATAATGTCGTTCTCTACGAGCACGCTGCAGATCTCAACTTCCTTATGCTCAACctctttcacaaaaaaatcCCTCTCAACATGAGCAGTCTCCACTTCAAAATTGAGTTCAGCAACTGTTTCCTCATATGTCTCGTCTTGAAGCTCCGAAATTCTTTTCTGAAGCTGAGCAATTGTAGCATCTTTTTGCTCATTCTCCTCGGTCAACCTTTTGATTTGCTCATTCTCCTCGgtcaaccttttgattttttctcggaggatttcattttctttttgaagctCTGTATTTGCATCATCATGGTCTGGGTCATCACCATCTTCTGGCTTCACATGATCATCTTCCGGCACCTCAACAAATCCGAGCATCTCTTTCTCCAATTCCGTTGCCTCCAACTTTGAGTCGTTCACGATTaacggatcaagaacatccAACTGGTTATTTGCCAAACCAACACTAAGGTCGGTAAGCCTCCACTTGACGAACCTCGGGAAGTTTGTTGGATCTCCTTGGCTTACCAATTTCACGTGCTCACAGAACCAATACTGtatttcatgaaaaatacaaattagTTTAAATACACAAAATAGGCAGAAGACCAATGATATCCACATCTTCTAGTATACATGTAGGCAGATTATGAAAGATAACCACATCTTCcagtatatatataggcagtTTATCACAGATAAAAAGTTGATATCATAAGAGGGTAGAATTTTACCAGGAGCCCTGATATGCAGCCCCCGGTTGATGCCGGTGTTTCCATATTGTCGTTCAGTTGCCTTATGAGCTCATCCGTAAAGAATGTTGCCCAGTCATAGGAGCTGATCTTATCCAAGTCTTCAGTGAACTCGATTAAATTCCAGCTCACCCTTGAAGCTGTGCTTGGGAGAAACACTGTCGAGATAAGATACAGTGTTAGCACACGTGCTACGTCGTTTGCACTTTCTTCATCCTTTTTCTTCACAGCTTTTTGGAAGTATTCTTTCAGACTTGAATTCGTCATTATCCTACCTCCTCGAACACAGATTTCATTAGCAAACCTTGTTTCTGGCATCCTCggttttgttgttggtttaATTCGGTTGGGCCCATACGGGATGCCGAATACAAGTGCAAACTCTTGTGCTGTTATCTTGACTGATTTAGTTCCTAGGTTGAACCTCCCTCCTGATCCCTCATATCGTCTTATTAGCGAAAGAGCATGCAGGTCGCTTTTCCTCAGGTACGCCTCAGTCAAGCTCTCATCAACCAGAGCAAATATAAGATTAGCAAATGACgtttttcttatcttctcttTCTGGAGAGTTGTGAACTTTATGTCCTTCAAGAGTTTcacaaaactttgaaaactcgACCTGTgtgaaatttgaacaaaataacaGGAAGATGTTGGTATAGGACAGATGTCGTTATTTTATATGAATGTTGCCAACAAAACAGACAAATGTCGAAATTTTTAGATTACCTGTACTGAATTTGTTTAGGCTTAGGTTTAACCTCTTCCTTGACCTCTTTCTTGacctttttcttcccctttttcttttgcgTCTTCACTGCTGTCCTTTTTGCCACTTGCCTCTGTTGCTTCTGTTTCTTACCGCGCGTCTTTGGACTACACCTACataagtttcaaattttaattcaGTATATGAATGGATACATATATGCAAATTATCACAAAGTAATTTGCAAATTTTATTCAGTATTTGAATGGATTCAGTAACCATATGTTGTAGTATTCTAGTCATAAACCATACCTAGATTTGTGATGGGCAGCCTTTTTCTTTGACTTGTgaagatcttcttcttcttcttcttcttcttcgtcttcttcttcttcttcttcttctttgtaatcttcttcttcttcatcatcatcatcagtatcttcttcttcttcttgttcttgttcttcttcttcttcctcttcttcttcttgtatcttcttcttcttgttgtcgTTCTTCTTCACATTGTCCTTCTCTTTCTTGTCATTCTTCTTCCGTTTAATAGGGCTAAGTCGCTTCGTCTTTGGACTAGACCTGCATGAGTTTCAAAGTTTTTGGTCAGTATATGAATGAATACATATATGCAGATTATCACAAAGTAACCATATGTTGTAGTATGACAGATTTCATCATCTGTAGTATTCTAGTCATAAACCATACCTAGATTTTTGATTGGCTTCCTTTTTCGTTAGCTTGTgaacttgttcttcttcttcttcttccttttcctcgTCCTCAtcctctacttcttcttcttgtatattcttctttttgtccttctcttTATTATCGTTTTTCTTCTGTTTAACAGGGCTAAGTCCCTTTTTCTTgtcattcttcttctctttcttgtcCATTTTATGAGAATCTCTCTCTTGTTGTGTGACAGATCTTGTCATTCGCTTTGTTGGACTCTgtttaacttcatcttcttcatcttctattgttcttgttttctttcgaGAGGCAGGCTGtttaacttcatctttttctgc
The sequence above is a segment of the Rhododendron vialii isolate Sample 1 chromosome 13a, ASM3025357v1 genome. Coding sequences within it:
- the LOC131312868 gene encoding uncharacterized protein LOC131312868, with amino-acid sequence MESSIVLLCKYGSKTLVVSVRRDFCFDDVVRSLVKKWPNLETSSFQLLYAVGGHDNCVLDNDADFVNMFALAGAYGVSCIDVVVEVLSSCADHNNRSIVVESVECRRSFEVGQSSTMHEVEEDPLERFCQHHETVRLSAGWAKLITHVGQEFRGGVKEFRDCLAMYAIEVGFVYKFLKNDKTRVTAECSKKHTESGCQWFIHATIERSNSFFCIREFEKNHSCVGVFASSKNPRMSSKLVAKQIREEVRTKTNYAPIEAVKFFEKYYGSKISYHHAWFGVEKAGDELYGDYALSFDLLRWYAEVAKEKNPGSVIDVEYCDKTNCFRRIFVAFDACIKGFNYCRPLLALDGTFLKGRYIGTLFGAIGKDGDQGLFPVAFGIADSETDENWLWFLRKLSTILSFRPITFITDRHSGLLKGIPEVFPNGYHAYCLQHLKCNLRDKFKGRLSNGFRDRVVELFSYCAYAPSISDYEEAFKELCNVGGPKAKDFVESLPLDKWANAYFEGRRYGDMCSNPAESFNKWILEARHLPILNAIDTIRVKLMEQMCDRRQQSWKWNGIVCPEMDKKLVTSFNKGRSWTVAKASEDVFEVFSLPTVVVDVQRRTCTCCRWQLNGFPCVHAVTAIQKVGLQVSNYIDPFYTVEAFRLSYESMINPIPTLGAPEVTKENRVVLPPKTRRPRGRPKVQRIRSKGEKVRQIRCGRCGKLGNHNRKRCKEPIE
- the LOC131313973 gene encoding uncharacterized protein LOC131313973 — translated: MDKKEKKNDKKKGLSPVKQKKNDNKEKDKKKNIQEEEVEDEDEEKEEEEEEQVHKLTKKEANQKSRCSPKTRGKKQKQQRQVAKRTAVKTQKKKGKKKVKKEVKEEVKPKPKQIQYRSSFQSFVKLLKDIKFTTLQKEKIRKTSFANLIFALVDESLTEAYLRKSDLHALSLIRRYEGSGGRFNLGTKSVKITAQEFALVFGIPYGPNRIKPTTKPRMPETRFANEICVRGGRIMTNSSLKEYFQKAVKKKDEESANDVARVLTLYLISTVFLPSTASRVSWNLIEFTEDLDKISSYDWATFFTDELIRQLNDNMETPASTGGCISGLLYWFCEHVKLVSQGDPTNFPRFVKWRLTDLSVGLANNQLDVLDPLIVNDSKLEATELEKEMLGFVEVPEDDHVKPEDGDDPDHDDANTELQKENEILREKIKRLTEENEQKDATIAQLQKRISELQDETYEETVAELNFEVETAHVERDFFVKEVEHKEVEICSVLVENDIIAEKLERAEGTIDDIETHIITQQFKTSESVEEEEEEEEKEEECGPEHQMVPDEEVERTTIEAFTGVLAENSPKPTKKKRKQVDPSSLVQNVKNETRIEKREDGFVYEDLKKVKKNKQEEMDDVIPKWKVEKTKLGKWLEEEDKALLNLFYDLNQGQVNEEVWTDNETTYTITFKSIIKLLDELDMGNEVIDGYTSMLKREQEVKQLMQGNSAFFTSTCWVSTLPFAHNKTLLCSHCFDVIICSCLCYTRNADFHICLCLSN